From the genome of Sulfurimonas paralvinellae:
TTTTGAGCAGGGATATTTCAATGATGTCTGGGCGGAATTTTCAGATGGAAAACTTACTTTCTATTTTAAAGAAAAAGCGATCATCTCTCAAGTTGAACTCAAAGGCTGGAAAGAGAATGATGACGATGTGAAAGACTCGGTCATTCAAATTAAAAAGGGTACGCTCTATGATGAAAAGAAAATCGAAGCTGCTAAAAAACGAATTATCGAAGCGATATCACAAGAGGGAAAAATAGACTCTGTTGTCGAAGTGAAAACGACATATCTTGAAAACGGCAGTATTAAAGTGACTTTTATTGTCAACGAGGGTGAAGAGATTACGATTGAAAAGATCGACTACAGCGGTGTTTATGGATTGGATCCGGATGATTTTGATGATGTCATAGCAAATAAAGAACATCAGTTTATGGGATGGTTCTGGGGAAGAAACAACGGAAAAATGTCGCTTCGTGATTTAGAGTATGATAATTTGAGAATTCGTGATATGTATATGCAACATGGTTATCTCGATGCAAAAGTAGATGAACCTTTTGTCCGTGTCAATTTTGACAGTTATCTCGCAGACATGAGCTATCAGATTACAGAAGGAGAACAATATACGATCTCTAAAGTAACGATTTATCAAGTTAAGCATGTGATAGACGATGCAAAGATAAGAGAACTCATCTCTTTGCAAAAAGGAGATATCTTTAATGTTAAGAAGTTCCGTGAGGACTCTGAAAAGATAAAAACACTCATAGCAGATAAAAGCTATGCTTTTGTGCAGGTTGTACCGGATCTAAAGAAAGACAAAGAAAAGAGAACTGTCGAAGTCGTTTTTCGCGTTATGCCTGGAGATAGAGTAAAAATAAGAAATGTACTTATTTCCGGAAATACAAGAACGCTTGACAGAATCATCCGTCGTGAACTCTATCTAGGTCCTGGAGATATGTACTCCTTAACCGACTTGAAAGATTCACGTAACTCACTTGGGCGTCTTGGATTTTTTGATAGCAATACGATTGAAGAGAAGCGTATTGACAACCATACGATGGATCTTGTTGTAAAAGTGAAAGAGGCACCGACCGGTAATGTTCAGCTTGGTGGCGGCTATGGTTCCTATGGCGGGTTGCTATTGAGCATAGGTGTAAATGATAGAAATATTTGGGGTTCAGGTATCAATGTCGGTGTCAAAGCTGAAAAGTCACAGACATCACAAAGCTACTCATTCAATATTTCAAACCCGAGACTTAACGACAGTGACTTCAGCGGAAACTTTTCTGTTTACCACTCTGTCTATGACTATAATGATTATACGACATTGACAGACGGTGTCTCTATTGGTACTGGACATAGATTTTCTCGACATATAAGTGGTTATCTTGGCTATGGATACTCTAAAAATGATTATGAATTCGGTTCAGATTTTAACGCGTCACAGTACGGAACGGGAACATATTACTTTGAAGCGTATGATAAAAGTTCAGTTACGGTAAGTATAAACTGGGACTCTACAGATGATTATTATCTGCCGCGTGAAGGGTTTACCCTTTCTCAAAGTTTTGAAAAATCAGGACTCGGCGGTGATGCGGATTTCTTAAAATCGAGAACGACATTCAACAAGTATTACGGACTGGATGATTACCTGGGATTTGATGCTATATTTCGCTATAAAGCGCGCTATTATGCCATTATAGACAATGGCTATATTCCATTGGCAGAAAAGTTTTATATGGGTGGTATAGGAAGTGTCAGAGGATATGAGTCTTACTCTATCTCACCAATGATTGCAGATTCTTCAGGAACAGATACCTATAAAGGAACGACTATTCGAAGGATAGGGGGAACACAGACATTTTCTAATAATGTTGAAATGAGTTTTCCTCTGATCCCAAAAGCGAAGATGCGTTTGGTTACCTATTTGGACTGGGGAATTATTTCAGATAATATCAGTGCAAATGTTTTAGATGGTACCAACAATCAATCCCGTGCCGGTTATGGAGCAGGACTGGAGTGGTTTTCTCCTGTAGGACCGATTCAATTGATGTTCTCCAAAGCAATCAACCCACAAGAGGGCGATAAGACTTCTAACTTTGAATTTACAATGGGCCAGAGGTTCTAGAGGTTTTTATCTTCTTCGAAGAGAACTTGAAAATGATTGTCCTTACATTCTATTTTCGAAACAGCTCTTTGTGCGATGTAGAGTTTCGTCTTTGATCGAATCGTGAACGCTCCCGATGCAAACTCCATACTAAAATCTATATTTCTTGGTCGATGACTTAGCAGTGCAATAGAGAGGGAGAGTATGTAGCTTAAAGAGTGCACTATATGTACATTTTCAGGAAGCAGTTTTGCATAGAGCTGTAGATGTGTATCTGATGGCAGACGATTTTTTGCATACTTTGTCAATGTTGAGATGAGCATAATATCATGATGTCTAAATCCATACTCCAAAGCACTTTGGATGATATAGTAAGTGTGTTTGTTCTGTGAGTAAAAATGAACACTACTGCCGGCAGGATAGAGCTTGGCAGCAATACTTAATGATTTTCTGTACTCTTTATCGATACCAAAATATTCTGCTGTCAGATCAAAAATCTTTTTGCTTAAAGATGCAAGATTGTTTGAAAATGCTTTATCCTGCACATACGAGTCTAAAATGTAGCGTACCGATGTATTGTAGTTTTGCGGAAACTTATGTTTGGAAGTGCGAAGCAGATCAGAAAGATAGACACCTTCACGTACACCGACACCACTTGTAATGATTTTGTCTATATCGATTTTTTTCATCACTCTTTGCAGTATCAGTGTACCGGGTTTGATGACATCAAAGCGATTGTTTTTGATAAAAAGAGCAGCTAAAGCCTTTTCATCTTTGGCTTTGAGAATACGTTTGAGGTAATCTTTGAAGATAGCTGTGCTGTACTCAAATGCATGCAATTTATTGAGAGGATAGAGCGTCTCTTTTAAAATAGCATTGGATATTGCCCGAAATGTTCCACCTATCCCTATAAGTGTACTTACAGAGCTGATATCAGAGAGTTTTTCTAACTCTTTATCAATGTAATTTGTTGCACCTTCTATATCGTCTTTATCGAAAAAAAGTTCTTTAAGTCGAACAGTTCCAAGTTTGAGAGAGACGGTATTTGAGACATTATCTTCATTGATAAAAGCAAACTCTGTAGAACCGCCGCCGATATCTATGCTCAATGCATTTTTTTGTTTTGGCAGGAGATTTGCACAGGCTATAGCACCGAAGTATGCCTCTTTCTCTCCTGAGATGATTTTAATATTGAGTTTAAGAGCGTGCTTGACACGCAGTAAAAAAGTTTGTTTGTTTGGTGCGTCACGCAAAGCAGAAGTCGCTACACAGAGAACTTTTCTTACTTTAAAAGAGTGTGCGATACTTAAAAAGTCATGCAGGGCATCATAGGTTCGCTGCATGGGGATTTCTTGAAGCTCTCCATTGTGCTTGTAGGCGTCTTGGGATATTCTTACTTTGGATTTTTCTTCGTGGAGGAGGTGGAAAGCATAACGGGAAGTCTTCTCATAGACAACCATTCTAACTGAGTTAGAACCAATGTCTATGATAGCAACTCTCTTAGCCAATTATAACTCTTCGTGCTCTTGGAGCTGTTTATACTTGAACTGCAGTTCTGCAATTGTTTCCACATTATCTTTATCCGGAACAATGCAGTCAACAGGACAGACTGAAATACATGCAGGTTCATCATAAACACCAACACATTCAGTACATCTGTCAGGGTCGATATAGTAAATCGGGTCACCTTCTTCGATCGCTAATGTCGGACACTCTTCACGACAAGCATCACATGCTATGCACTCTTCATTAATAATTAATGCCATATTCAAAAACCTTATATTTTCTACTTATTTATTTCGTGAGAGATTTATAGCAAAAGTAAGCTTTATTATTTTTGAAACGCTTTTAATTCCTTGGAATTATGCACGATAGTTTGGAGTTGAGCTGCAGTGAAGCAACCGTTCCCTCAATACCGTCTTCTCTATTTTTTATATTTATCTTAGCACCGAGCGCATCTGCAGCACTTTTTGCCAAGAAGAGACCCAGGCCAACACCACTTTTATTGCCTTGGCGTTTAAAAGGTGCAAATAGATCGACACTTTCATCGATACCACACCCCTCATCAATAACTTCTATTAAAAGTCCATATTCATCCTCTTTGCTGCGAAGAAGAACATGCTTCTCTTTTGGTGTGAATTTGAGTGCATTTTGTAGAAAATTCTGGATGATTTGATTTAAAAGAGAGACCTGCAGCGTTGCCATATAGCCGTCAGGTTTGAAATCCATTAAAAGATGTTTGCCTTCATTCTCTGCTAAGAGTTTAAAATCATCTGCTTTTTGTTTAAGAATTGAGATAACATCGACTTCTACGGGTTTATCAAGCTGCGCACCCTCTTGACGGCCTATGTTTAAAATATTTGAGACAATGATATTCATCTCATCTATTGTCTTGTTTGTCGTCTTGAGTGCGTCGATGTACTCCTCTGGAGAGCGTTTTTTAATGAGTGTTACCTGATTTTTGAGTTTGATTACGGCAAGTGGTGTTTTTAACTCATGCGCAGTACCGATGAAGAGCTCTTTTTGATACTTGACAAAGTTTTGAATTCTTGCGATGAGATGATTGATCGTTTCACCAAGTGGTTCAAACTCTTGTGGAAGTGCGTTAAGGTCAATTGGTTTCATCAGGTGTTCGTTCATGTTCGCAAGCTTCATATTGAGAGTTTTAATAGGGACAACAAGCATTTTAGAAAGCATTACCGCATAGAGAATGACCAGTAAAAAACTGGCGATATTGATGATGAAGATATAGTGCAGTATTTTATTTAACAAGCGCTTTGTCGGTGTGATATTCTTGGTGATTTTCAGATAACTTGCATCATCAAGTTTAAAGGGATAGATAAGGGTAAGATAGGTTTGATTTTTTTTAGTGATCTCGTAGACATCCATGTCCCCCATTGGAGATTTGAGATGAATAATTTCAATATTGATGGAGAGAAAGTTCTCTGAAATGGAATCATCTAACTGAAACACAGATTTATAGTTTGCTATATTTTTAGCATAATGGATAAGCTCTTCTTTTTTTTCATCATAGACTGATTTTTCGATGTAAAAGTATAAAACAGATGAGAAGATAAAGATTAAAATTGCAGAGGAAAAAATGAGTTGGATTAGAAAGCTTTTTCTAATACTCTTTTTGGAGAACATATAATCCCTTTTTTTGAGGGATTATATCATTGTTTGGATTAAACTTCTTTTGGAAAACAGAAACGGTATCCGCGACGGCGCACAGTTTCAATTGTTGTAATACTTAATGGTTTATCCATCTTTTGTCTGATTTGATTGATAGCAACTTCAATAACATTAGGCGTTACAAGTTCAGGCTCTTCCCAGATAGCATCTAAAAGCTGTTCTTTGGAAACGATTTGGTCACGGTGACGTGCCAAGTGAGTAAGTACTTCAAAAGGTTTTCCTTTGAGCTCTATTTCAGTTTCTTTGTAAGTGATTTTTTCTTCTTCAGGGTTGATAGTCAAGTCTTCGATTTCGATGATGTTACTACCACCAAAACGTAAACGCGCTTCTATACGTGCTACAAGAACGTCAAAATCAAAAGGTTTTCTGATGTAGTCATCAGCACCTGCACGAAGTGCTTCAATTTCACTTTCGTTATCATCTCTTGCTGAAAGAACAACAACAACAGTTTTTGGAGTATTCGCTTTGATATCACCGATGATATCTACTGAATTACCATCCGGAAGCATCCAGTCCATAAGAACTAAATCGTAGTTACGGATGTCAAGATAGTATTCACCGTCTTTAAGTGTTTCAACAACATCACTTTGGTAACCAAATTCTTTTAGTCCCTCTGCAAGCATCTTATTTAATGTTACTTCATCTTCTATGATTAGAATACGCATTCATCATTTCCTATTTCTAATATTTTGGCGGAATTGTATCATAATTTTAGGTTAATTTAAAGTTTTTTTCAATTTTTTTTAAAAAAAAATGAAGTTTGGATTAAGAATCAAAAGAGGTAAGCTCTTCAACAGATACCCTGCAGTCAGGGAGTATGGAAGATTTTGTGATTTTTAAATTGAGGGTGTTGATTTTTGAAAAATTTTCTTTAAGTATTTGTGATAAATTAAGCAAAGCATCTTCTATTAAAAGATATTTTTCTTGTTTCATTGTTTTTTTGATGAGCTCTGCAACATCGGCGTAATTGATAAATTCATTTTTGTCATATGTATACTCGATCTCGAGATTTATGATGACATCCTGCTCTTGCTTACGCTCAAAATCCAAAATGCCGATGATGCATTGAAAATTCAGATCTTCTATGAAAATTTTCATCTAAATTACTCTTTTTTCCTCACCTTTGATAACACGGATGATATTTGGAATATGTTTATAAAAAAGAATGAAAACAATAAAAACAACAGGTGCGTGAGGCATTTCTGGATGAATGAAAAAGCTCGATATCAACAGTGCCAAAACACCGGTAAGTGAAGAGACAGATGAGATGCGAACAGTTTTTGCCATAACGGCCCAGACTACAAGGGCTATAGTCGTCTCAATCGGGATCATGAACATCATAACACCCATACCTGTTGCAATTCCTTTGCCGCCTTCAAGACCAAGATATGGAGAAAAACAGTGTCCAAGAACTGCTAAAACAGCAATCGCCCACAGTACAGAATTATCAAGCCCCATAAAATAAGCAGCTGCTAAAACGACAACACCTTTGAGTGCATCGAGGACAAGCGTTGCGGTTCCAAGTTTTTTAGCCAGTTTCGGATCGCGTTCTTTGACCACGCGAAGTACATTGGTTGCTCCAATACTGCCGCTTCCACTTGCTTTGACATCCACACCGGCAAATTTTTTAGCAAGCAGTAGACCAAAAGGAATCCCGCCGATAAGATAAGCTGCTATATAAAACTGTACATTGATATTGAATAAAAAATCCATTAAAAACCTTAATTATAATTTGTTCTGACATTCTACAATCTATATGCTAAATAATTTTTGATATAATTGCAGAATAACAAAATACAGGATATTTTTTTGCAATACACAAATGAAGAATTGAAAATAAAAATTGACGAATTGAAGAAGAAATTGAGTGTAACGGTAGTTGCGCATTTTTATCAGCGTGATGAGGTTTTTGAAATCGGTGACAT
Proteins encoded in this window:
- the bamA gene encoding outer membrane protein assembly factor BamA, with the protein product MKIFLSLFFVFLTSSLYAEVVKSIEFDGMMHLSKPVALRMLSFEKGDDIGVEDVDKAIKKYFEQGYFNDVWAEFSDGKLTFYFKEKAIISQVELKGWKENDDDVKDSVIQIKKGTLYDEKKIEAAKKRIIEAISQEGKIDSVVEVKTTYLENGSIKVTFIVNEGEEITIEKIDYSGVYGLDPDDFDDVIANKEHQFMGWFWGRNNGKMSLRDLEYDNLRIRDMYMQHGYLDAKVDEPFVRVNFDSYLADMSYQITEGEQYTISKVTIYQVKHVIDDAKIRELISLQKGDIFNVKKFREDSEKIKTLIADKSYAFVQVVPDLKKDKEKRTVEVVFRVMPGDRVKIRNVLISGNTRTLDRIIRRELYLGPGDMYSLTDLKDSRNSLGRLGFFDSNTIEEKRIDNHTMDLVVKVKEAPTGNVQLGGGYGSYGGLLLSIGVNDRNIWGSGINVGVKAEKSQTSQSYSFNISNPRLNDSDFSGNFSVYHSVYDYNDYTTLTDGVSIGTGHRFSRHISGYLGYGYSKNDYEFGSDFNASQYGTGTYYFEAYDKSSVTVSINWDSTDDYYLPREGFTLSQSFEKSGLGGDADFLKSRTTFNKYYGLDDYLGFDAIFRYKARYYAIIDNGYIPLAEKFYMGGIGSVRGYESYSISPMIADSSGTDTYKGTTIRRIGGTQTFSNNVEMSFPLIPKAKMRLVTYLDWGIISDNISANVLDGTNNQSRAGYGAGLEWFSPVGPIQLMFSKAINPQEGDKTSNFEFTMGQRF
- a CDS encoding sensor histidine kinase, with translation MFSKKSIRKSFLIQLIFSSAILIFIFSSVLYFYIEKSVYDEKKEELIHYAKNIANYKSVFQLDDSISENFLSINIEIIHLKSPMGDMDVYEITKKNQTYLTLIYPFKLDDASYLKITKNITPTKRLLNKILHYIFIINIASFLLVILYAVMLSKMLVVPIKTLNMKLANMNEHLMKPIDLNALPQEFEPLGETINHLIARIQNFVKYQKELFIGTAHELKTPLAVIKLKNQVTLIKKRSPEEYIDALKTTNKTIDEMNIIVSNILNIGRQEGAQLDKPVEVDVISILKQKADDFKLLAENEGKHLLMDFKPDGYMATLQVSLLNQIIQNFLQNALKFTPKEKHVLLRSKEDEYGLLIEVIDEGCGIDESVDLFAPFKRQGNKSGVGLGLFLAKSAADALGAKINIKNREDGIEGTVASLQLNSKLSCIIPRN
- a CDS encoding dihydroneopterin aldolase, which encodes MKIFIEDLNFQCIIGILDFERKQEQDVIINLEIEYTYDKNEFINYADVAELIKKTMKQEKYLLIEDALLNLSQILKENFSKINTLNLKITKSSILPDCRVSVEELTSFDS
- a CDS encoding YfhL family 4Fe-4S dicluster ferredoxin, which codes for MALIINEECIACDACREECPTLAIEEGDPIYYIDPDRCTECVGVYDEPACISVCPVDCIVPDKDNVETIAELQFKYKQLQEHEEL
- the hsrA gene encoding homeostatic response regulator transcription factor HsrA, with the translated sequence MRILIIEDEVTLNKMLAEGLKEFGYQSDVVETLKDGEYYLDIRNYDLVLMDWMLPDGNSVDIIGDIKANTPKTVVVVLSARDDNESEIEALRAGADDYIRKPFDFDVLVARIEARLRFGGSNIIEIEDLTINPEEEKITYKETEIELKGKPFEVLTHLARHRDQIVSKEQLLDAIWEEPELVTPNVIEVAINQIRQKMDKPLSITTIETVRRRGYRFCFPKEV
- a CDS encoding Ppx/GppA phosphatase family protein codes for the protein MAKRVAIIDIGSNSVRMVVYEKTSRYAFHLLHEEKSKVRISQDAYKHNGELQEIPMQRTYDALHDFLSIAHSFKVRKVLCVATSALRDAPNKQTFLLRVKHALKLNIKIISGEKEAYFGAIACANLLPKQKNALSIDIGGGSTEFAFINEDNVSNTVSLKLGTVRLKELFFDKDDIEGATNYIDKELEKLSDISSVSTLIGIGGTFRAISNAILKETLYPLNKLHAFEYSTAIFKDYLKRILKAKDEKALAALFIKNNRFDVIKPGTLILQRVMKKIDIDKIITSGVGVREGVYLSDLLRTSKHKFPQNYNTSVRYILDSYVQDKAFSNNLASLSKKIFDLTAEYFGIDKEYRKSLSIAAKLYPAGSSVHFYSQNKHTYYIIQSALEYGFRHHDIMLISTLTKYAKNRLPSDTHLQLYAKLLPENVHIVHSLSYILSLSIALLSHRPRNIDFSMEFASGAFTIRSKTKLYIAQRAVSKIECKDNHFQVLFEEDKNL
- the plsY gene encoding glycerol-3-phosphate 1-O-acyltransferase PlsY, whose amino-acid sequence is MDFLFNINVQFYIAAYLIGGIPFGLLLAKKFAGVDVKASGSGSIGATNVLRVVKERDPKLAKKLGTATLVLDALKGVVVLAAAYFMGLDNSVLWAIAVLAVLGHCFSPYLGLEGGKGIATGMGVMMFMIPIETTIALVVWAVMAKTVRISSVSSLTGVLALLISSFFIHPEMPHAPVVFIVFILFYKHIPNIIRVIKGEEKRVI